From one Symbiobacterium terraclitae genomic stretch:
- a CDS encoding bifunctional 5,10-methylenetetrahydrofolate dehydrogenase/5,10-methenyltetrahydrofolate cyclohydrolase codes for MRLLEGKSPAESLKADVMSRARALAAAGHPPRLAAVLAGRNEASDLYIARKERLGRSLGIAVEAHRLPDAKEDELVSLVRQLSLRPDVDGIMVEQPLPDPAWRDAVVRAIDPFKDVDGATGFTGGLLGGQPAGLVPATPLAVMHLLQYYRIPLRGAHVTIVGHSPVVGRPLALLMLREDATVTVCHKATRDLAQFTRQADILVSAAGVPGLITGDMVRPGAVVVDVGINLVSGRTVGDVDFESVAPVASAVTPVPGGVGPLTTVMLLANTVLAAERRCPALTQSAAD; via the coding sequence ATGCGTCTGTTGGAAGGAAAGTCGCCCGCCGAATCCCTCAAGGCCGACGTCATGAGCCGCGCCCGGGCGCTCGCGGCCGCCGGGCACCCGCCGCGCCTCGCCGCCGTGCTCGCCGGGCGGAACGAGGCCTCCGATCTGTACATCGCCCGGAAGGAGCGGCTCGGCCGCAGCCTGGGGATTGCCGTGGAGGCCCACCGGCTGCCCGACGCCAAGGAGGACGAGCTGGTCTCCCTTGTGCGCCAACTTTCCTTGCGGCCCGACGTGGACGGCATCATGGTCGAGCAGCCCCTGCCTGATCCGGCGTGGCGCGACGCCGTGGTCCGGGCCATCGACCCCTTCAAGGACGTGGACGGCGCGACGGGCTTCACCGGTGGCCTGCTCGGCGGGCAGCCGGCAGGGCTGGTCCCGGCCACGCCGCTCGCGGTGATGCACCTGCTGCAGTACTACCGGATTCCCCTGCGCGGCGCCCACGTGACGATCGTCGGCCACAGCCCGGTGGTCGGCAGGCCTCTGGCCCTGCTCATGCTCCGCGAGGACGCCACGGTCACCGTCTGCCACAAGGCCACCCGAGACCTGGCCCAGTTCACCCGTCAGGCGGACATCCTGGTGTCCGCGGCCGGCGTCCCGGGCCTGATCACCGGCGACATGGTACGCCCCGGCGCGGTGGTCGTCGACGTGGGCATCAACCTGGTCAGTGGTCGAACCGTGGGTGACGTGGACTTCGAGTCCGTGGCCCCGGTGGCGTCGGCGGTCACGCCGGTCCCCGGTGGCGTGGGACCGCTCACTACGGTGATGCTCCTCGCCAACACGGTCCTGGCCGCCGAGCGGCGCTGCCCGGCGCTGACGCAGTCAGCGGCAGACTAG
- the hydG gene encoding [FeFe] hydrogenase H-cluster radical SAM maturase HydG produces the protein MTIAAEKASFIDDAVLERLLGSASVPTAARLGQILDKAALAQGLNLEEVADLLMVEDPDQLQAMFRTAYEIKEKIYGNRIVLFAPLYVSNLCVNNCRYCGFRRSNEQEVRRRLTQEEVAEEVRALLRMGHKRVLLEAGEDPRNCDIDYIVDCIRTIYGVREGNGNIRRINVNIAATTVENYRRLKAAQIGTYQLFQETYHRPTYALMHPEGPKHNYDWHTTALDRAQEAGIDDVGAGVLFGLYDYRYEVLALLLHVRHLEERFGVGPHTISVPRLQPAPGVDLQTFPHLVSDEQFYKLVAVLRLAVPYTGMIISTRETPEVRAQVLKLGVSQMSAGSSVGIGGYSQAHREEQKATLQFTQGDHRSPDEVIRWLCEEGYLPSYCTACYRQGRTGDRFMALAKTGQIQNLCQPNALLTFQEYLEDYATAETREVGRRTEAANLALIPSAKMRAETEKRLARIKAGERDLYF, from the coding sequence ATGACGATCGCCGCTGAGAAGGCCAGTTTCATCGACGACGCCGTCCTCGAGCGCCTGCTGGGTTCGGCCTCCGTGCCGACCGCTGCCCGCCTGGGGCAGATCCTCGACAAGGCGGCCCTCGCGCAGGGCCTGAACCTCGAGGAGGTCGCCGACCTGCTGATGGTGGAGGATCCGGACCAGCTGCAGGCGATGTTCCGCACCGCCTACGAGATCAAGGAGAAGATCTACGGCAACCGCATCGTGCTGTTCGCGCCCCTGTACGTCAGCAACCTGTGCGTGAACAACTGCCGCTACTGCGGCTTCCGCCGCTCCAACGAGCAGGAGGTGCGGCGCCGCCTCACCCAGGAGGAGGTGGCGGAGGAGGTCCGGGCGCTGCTGCGCATGGGCCACAAGCGGGTGCTGCTGGAGGCCGGCGAGGACCCCCGGAACTGCGACATCGACTACATCGTCGACTGCATCCGCACGATCTACGGCGTCCGCGAAGGCAACGGCAACATCCGGCGGATCAACGTCAACATCGCGGCCACCACCGTGGAGAACTACCGGCGGCTGAAGGCGGCCCAGATCGGCACGTACCAGCTGTTCCAGGAGACCTACCACCGGCCCACCTACGCCCTGATGCACCCCGAGGGCCCGAAGCACAACTACGACTGGCACACCACCGCCCTGGACCGGGCGCAGGAGGCCGGCATCGACGACGTGGGCGCGGGCGTGCTCTTCGGCCTGTACGACTACCGGTACGAGGTCCTGGCCCTGCTGCTTCACGTGCGCCACCTGGAGGAGCGGTTCGGCGTCGGGCCGCACACCATCTCGGTGCCCCGGCTCCAGCCGGCGCCGGGCGTGGACCTGCAGACGTTCCCGCACCTGGTCTCCGACGAGCAGTTCTACAAGCTGGTGGCGGTCCTGCGGCTCGCCGTTCCCTACACGGGCATGATCATCTCCACCCGGGAGACGCCCGAGGTCCGGGCGCAGGTGCTGAAGCTGGGCGTGTCGCAGATGAGTGCCGGCTCCAGCGTCGGCATCGGCGGGTACAGCCAGGCGCACCGGGAAGAGCAGAAGGCTACCCTCCAGTTCACCCAGGGCGACCACCGGTCGCCCGACGAGGTCATCCGCTGGCTGTGCGAGGAGGGCTACCTGCCCAGCTACTGCACCGCCTGCTACCGCCAGGGGCGGACCGGCGACCGGTTCATGGCGCTGGCCAAGACCGGCCAGATCCAGAACCTCTGCCAGCCCAACGCGCTGCTGACCTTCCAGGAGTATCTGGAGGACTACGCCACCGCGGAGACGCGGGAGGTGGGCCGGCGCACCGAGGCCGCCAACCTGGCGCTGATCCCCAGCGCGAAAATGCGGGCCGAGACGGAGAAGCGGTTGGCGCGGATCAAGGCGGGCGAGCGTGACCTGTACTTCTAG
- the hydE gene encoding [FeFe] hydrogenase H-cluster radical SAM maturase HydE, with the protein MIRREVLSLIRRAEAGADLGRDELAFLLSLEGEEQKALFGAADRVRARTMGDGVHLRGLIEFSNICRMDCCYCGIRRSNRHVRRYRMAPEEIVAAAQGASRLGYGSVVLQSGEGDALDPEELAGVVRQIKATTPLAVTLSVGERTREEYALWREAGADRFLLRHETADPELFARLRPGRRLEQRVQCLLWLRELGYQVGSGFMVGLPGQTVETIADDILLLRKLNVEMAGIGPFIPAPNTPLADAAAGTVDRTLNAVACTRLTLQDAHLPATTALGSIHPRGRQLALACGANVIMPNVTPGRYRDHYQLYPNKICLREEPEHCAPCVTALILGEGRFVATGPGHSPRWTS; encoded by the coding sequence GTGATCCGGCGGGAAGTGCTGTCGCTGATCCGCCGTGCCGAGGCCGGGGCGGACCTGGGCCGGGATGAGCTTGCCTTCCTGCTCAGCCTGGAGGGCGAGGAGCAGAAGGCCCTCTTCGGGGCGGCGGACCGGGTGCGGGCCCGCACGATGGGCGACGGGGTCCACCTGCGCGGGCTGATCGAGTTCTCGAACATCTGCCGGATGGACTGCTGCTACTGCGGCATCCGCCGCTCCAACCGGCACGTGAGAAGGTACCGGATGGCGCCGGAGGAGATCGTGGCGGCGGCGCAGGGCGCCAGCCGGCTGGGCTACGGCAGCGTCGTGCTCCAGTCCGGCGAGGGCGACGCCCTGGACCCCGAGGAACTGGCCGGGGTGGTGCGGCAGATCAAGGCCACCACGCCGCTGGCGGTCACCCTCAGCGTCGGGGAGCGCACCCGGGAGGAGTACGCCCTGTGGCGGGAGGCCGGCGCCGACCGCTTCCTGCTGCGGCACGAGACCGCCGATCCCGAGCTCTTCGCCAGGCTGCGGCCGGGCCGGCGCCTGGAGCAGCGGGTCCAGTGCCTCCTCTGGCTGCGGGAACTGGGCTACCAGGTGGGCAGCGGCTTCATGGTCGGGCTGCCCGGGCAGACCGTCGAGACCATCGCCGACGACATCCTGCTGCTCAGGAAGCTGAACGTGGAGATGGCCGGCATCGGGCCGTTCATCCCGGCCCCGAACACGCCCCTCGCAGATGCAGCGGCGGGGACCGTGGACCGGACGCTGAACGCGGTCGCCTGCACCCGCCTGACCCTGCAGGATGCCCACCTGCCCGCCACCACCGCCCTGGGCTCGATCCACCCCCGCGGGCGGCAGCTCGCGCTGGCGTGCGGGGCCAACGTGATCATGCCGAACGTGACCCCCGGGCGCTACCGGGACCACTACCAGCTATACCCGAACAAGATCTGCCTGCGGGAGGAGCCCGAGCACTGCGCCCCCTGCGTCACCGCCCTGATCCTGGGCGAAGGCCGCTTCGTGGCCACAGGGCCCGGACACTCCCCCCGGTGGACCTCCTGA